A single window of Gossypium hirsutum isolate 1008001.06 chromosome A10, Gossypium_hirsutum_v2.1, whole genome shotgun sequence DNA harbors:
- the LOC107914815 gene encoding uncharacterized protein → MAYHHPLHQAKKKKSNLKITMKKSSMPQPYHSSKIADPNVNGDHLKDNRGVRSNVTEKKSAAGAATNKLEKKPSVDINESAEAFIQKFRHQLLLQRLESIENYEKMLARGL, encoded by the coding sequence ATGGCATACCATCACCCTCTTcatcaagcaaaaaaaaaaaaaagcaacttGAAGATTACAATGAAGAAGAGCTCCATGCCTCAACCCTACCACAGCTCCAAAATTGCAGACCCTAATGTTAATGGTGATCATTTGAAAGATAATAGAGGCGTCAGGTCCAACGTGACAGAGAAAAAGTCAGCTGCTGGTGCTGCCACTAATAAGCTGGAGAAAAAGCCATCCGTCGACATAAACGAAAGTGCGGAGGCCTTCATCCAGAAATTCAGGCACCAGCTTCTGCTCCAGAGGCTTGAGTCCATTGAAAATTATGAGAAAATGTTGGCTAGAGGACTTTGA